Within Verrucomicrobiota bacterium, the genomic segment GCCCAACTTGGGCTTCTTCGTCAACGCATCCAAATCCTGATAGTCAACGGATCGATCTGTCTTCCACACGGTTTTGCCGGTTTGCTTGTCGAGCGCGACGACGTAGTGCAAGTCCACGCCGTCGTTGTTCAGGATGAGCAGGTTCTTGTGGAGAATCGGCGACGATCCCGCGCCCCGGAAGTGGTCGCACTTCAAGTCGCGCCGTTCCCACAGCACCTTCGCCGTCTTCGTGTCGAGGCAGGCCGTGCCGGCCTCGCCGAATGTGACGTAAACGCGCCCCTCCTCGATCACCGGCGTTGGCGAGGCATAGCTGTTGTATTTCTGCCACAGGTTCGTCTGGCTCGCCGTGAACACCTTCACGTCGTGGAGGATCTTCCCCGTCTTCTTGTCGAGGCACACCGCGAACAGCGCGTCGCCAACGTCCGTCGCCGTCGTCAGCCAGATTTGGTCGCCCCAGATCACCGGCGACGACCAGCCCTTGTCGTGGATCGCCGTCTTCCATTTCAACTTCTCCGTCTCGGAAAAAGACACAGGCAATCCCTTCGCGTCGCTGTGCCCGTCGCCGTTCGGACCGCGGAACTGCGGCCAGTTCGAAGCCGCGGGCAGGGAACCAGCCGAGATCAAGGCCAAGCCGACGAGCGGGAGTAGACAGTTTCGCATGGCGGAATTAGACCGGACAGCGACAGGTGAATTCAACCCGAAAGCAGCGCTCTTCGGCACGGCCAGTTCAAGGCTTGCGCTGGCGGCAGTTCGGGAGCAAATGAACCCATGCGCATCCCACTGGCCTCGGCGATTGCCGCCACCGTGCTCGCTTCCTGCATGACCGCGCCCCAGATTTTGCCGTCTCACTACGACCTCATCCTCCGGAACGGCACGATCTACGACGGCAGCGGTGGCAAACCGTTCGTGGGCGATGTCGGCGTGCGCGGCGACCGGATCGTGGCCGTCGGGCAAATCCCATCGGGCGCGGCCGGGCGCGAGCTGGACGTAAAGGGCCTGGCTGTCGCGCCCGGCTTCATCAACATGCTGAGCTGGGCGACGGAATCGCTTCTGCACGACGGCCGATCCCTCAGCGAAATCAAACAGGGCGTCACGCTCGAAGTGATGGGCGAGGGCGAATCCATGGGTCCGCTCAACGCCGCGATGAAGAAGGACATGCGCGACTCGCAGGGTGACCTCAAGTTCGACATCCCGTGGACCACGCTCGGCCAGTATCTCGCGCACCTCGAGAAACGCGGCGTCTCCTGCAACGTCGCCTCGTTCGTCGGCGCGACCACTGTCCGCATCCACGAACTCGGCTACGCGGACCGCCCGCCCGCGCCGCAGGAGCTGGAGCGCATGAAGTTTCTCGTCCGCCAGGCGATGGAGGAAGGCGCGCTCGGCGTCGGCTCGTCGCTCATCTACGCGCCGGCCTTCTATGCGAAGACGCCCGAACTGATCGCGCTTTGCAAGGAGGCCGCGCGCCACGGCGGCATCTACATCTCGCACCTGCGCAGCGAGGCGAACACGTTTCGCGAGGCCCTCGGCGAACTCATCACCATCGCGCGCGAGGCGAATATTCCGGCCGAAGTCTACCACCTCAAGGCCGCCGGGCAGGCCAACTGGCACAAGATGGACGGCGCCATCGCCGTCATCGAAGCCGCCCGCAAGCTCGGCCTGCGCATCACCGCCGACATGTATCTTTACACCGCGGGCGCGACCGGACTCGACG encodes:
- a CDS encoding D-aminoacylase; the protein is MRIPLASAIAATVLASCMTAPQILPSHYDLILRNGTIYDGSGGKPFVGDVGVRGDRIVAVGQIPSGAAGRELDVKGLAVAPGFINMLSWATESLLHDGRSLSEIKQGVTLEVMGEGESMGPLNAAMKKDMRDSQGDLKFDIPWTTLGQYLAHLEKRGVSCNVASFVGATTVRIHELGYADRPPAPQELERMKFLVRQAMEEGALGVGSSLIYAPAFYAKTPELIALCKEAARHGGIYISHLRSEANTFREALGELITIAREANIPAEVYHLKAAGQANWHKMDGAIAVIEAARKLGLRITADMYLYTAGATGLDAAMPPWVQEGGYNQWAKRLRHPEIRERVRLEMMTATDKWESLYLAAGSPEKVLLVGFRSEKLKPLTGKSLAEVARMFGKSPEETAMDLVIEDGSRVGTVYFLMSEENVKKQIALPWVSFCSDSPSMAPEGVFLKSNPHPRAYGSFARLLGKYVRDEKIIPIEEAVRRLTSFPAENLSLKQRGRLAPGYFADVVVFDPATIQDHATYEKPHQLATGVHHVFVNGVQVLKDGEHTGAKPGRFVRGPGWRGK